One Nicotiana sylvestris chromosome 12, ASM39365v2, whole genome shotgun sequence genomic window carries:
- the LOC104246321 gene encoding uncharacterized protein, with amino-acid sequence MIKRFFKPQTSSGSTSSSPSLSSPSCPVINDNVNSTQPSDKDIILDSNLLKPDPGERKQISEFPPNLRDRVRRHYIQRGPCRPRNFIFPKTNFGGKLCHFNQEWFKTSYSGWLEYSIKEDAAFCLCCYLFKNEIGGYGKKVSDCFTKDGFRSWNKGIERLNAHVGEVNSAHNRCFKMMLDLSNQAQSILTSFDKQSEKTKSEYRVRLNASIDVARYLLKEGMSFQGHDERETSTRRGNFLDLLKWYADKKDDIKKVVLENAPKNNIMICPSIQKDIVSSCAKETLKAIVEDLNGDYFGILVNESKDVSHKEQMALVLCYVNKEGKVIDDSLALFILKIHP; translated from the coding sequence ATGATCAAGAGATTTTTCAAGCCGCAAACGTCTTCAGGTTCTACTTCTAGTTCTCCTTCGCTAAGCTCTCCTTCATGTCCAGTGATTAATGACAACGTCAATTCTACCCAACCATCAGAcaaagatattatattggattcgAATCTTCTTAAACCTGATCCTGGtgaaagaaaacaaatttcagaatTTCCTCCTAATCTACGCGACCGAGTGAGAAGACATTACATTCAAAGAGGGCCTTGTCGGCCTCGcaattttatttttccaaaaacaaATTTTGGTGGAAAATTGTGTCATTTTAATCAGGAATGGTTTAAAACTTCATATTCTGGATGGTTAGAATATAGTATTAAAGAAGATGCAGCATTTTGCTTATGTTGTTACTTGTTTAAAAATGAGATTGGAGGATATGGGAAAAAAGTAAGTGATTGTTTTACAAAAGATGGTTTTAGGTCTTGGAATAAAGGTATAGAAAGGCTTAATGCACATGTGGGTGAAGTGAATAGTGCTCATAATCGGTGTTTCAAGATGATGCTAGATTTATCGAATCAAGCACAATCTATTTTAACATCTTTTGATAAGCAATCCGAGAAAACTAAAAGTGAGTATCGGGTTCGCTTGAATGCCTCAATTGATGTTGCAAGGTATCTTTTGAAAGAAGGAATGTCTTTTCAAGGTCACGATGAGCGTGAAACTTCTACAAGACGAGGCAACTTCTTAGATCTCTTAAAGTGGTATGCGGATAAGAAGGATGATATAAAGAAAGTTGTGTTAGAAAATGCTCCAAAAAATAACATTATGATTTGTCCAAGCATACAAAAAGACATTGTGAGTTCTTGTGCAAAAGAAACATTGAAAGCAATTGTTGAAGACTTGAACGGGGATTACTTTGGGATATTGGTTAATGAGTCTAAGGATGTCTCTCATAAGGAACAAATGGCGCTTGTTTTGTGTTATGTCAACAAAGAGGGTAAAGTTATTGACGATTCCTTAGCATTGTTCATATTAAAGATACATCCGTAA